DNA sequence from the Nocardia fluminea genome:
CTCTCGCCGCGGCGGCCGTCCTCACCGGCTGCGGCTCGCCCGACACCACCGAAGTAGCCACCCCGCCCACCACCACCGCCCCGACGACCACCACCAAACGCGTGCCCGCCACCATCGCGCCGCCCACGACCACCGTCGACCCCTACGCGGGTCTGCCCCTCATCGATCACGTGACCTGGACCGAGAACCTCGACGGCCCGCGCCTGCTCGTCTTCCCCACTCAGGCGGGCCGCAAAACCGCCGCGCCCGGCACCGACGAACTCGCCTGGCAGGAAGTGCGCGCCCTCGACGCCGGCTCCGACGCGCCGGGGATGCGTGACCAGTTCCTGTGCCACTGGGTCTGGGCCAGGATGGTAGCGCCCGACAAACCGAGCTGGAATCTGGAACCGTGGCGCCCCGACGTCGGCTATCAGGCCACGGTTGCGGCGAATTGCAATCCCGGCGGGCCCGAACGCTGATAGGAGCATCCCATGCGCATCGTCATCGCCGGTGGACACGGCAAAATCGCTCTCCTGCTCGCCCAGGTACTGAGCAGGCGCGGCGATCACGTGCACGCGCTGATCCGTGAACCCGGTCAGGCCGCCGATATCGCCGCGGTCGGCGGGGTGCCGGTCATCTACGACATGGAGCGCGACGCCCCCGCCGATCTCGTGGCCGCGGTCGCCGGCTCGGACGCGGTGGTGTTCGCCGCGGGGGCGGGCGCGGGCAGCGGTGCCGCGCGCAAGTACACCGTCGATTTCAACGGTTCGGTACAGCTGGCCGACGCCGCCGAGCAGACGGGCGTCGCGCGATTCGTGCAGATCTCGACGATGGGTGCGGGCAGCCCGCCCGCGGCGGGGACCGACGAGGTGTGGGCCGCCTATATCGACGCCAAGACCCGCGCCGAGCAAGACCTGCGCGCTCGCGATCTGGAGTGGACGATCCTGCGGCCGGGTCAGCTCACCGATACCGAAGGCAACGGTCTGATCACGCTCGGACCGCCGCCGATTTCGCGCGGTGCGGTGCCGCGCGCCGATGTCGCCGCGACGCTCGCGTCGATCTTGGTCGCGGACAACACTTTTCGCCGTACGCTCGAGCTGGTTTCCGGATCGGTGCCGATCGATTCCGCCGTCGCGGCCATTTGATAACCAGAAATTAACTATCACAATATATTTCACTCGCTGATGCGAATATCATCGACCGGTGCCACATTGTCGCCGCCCGATGAACACAGCGAGCCGCCGGTCACGCCACTATTCGAGCACCACCCAGCACAAAGGTGGGGCGGCCACCCTGGATTCGCCGCTCAGAAGCCGGGAAATGCACCGCATCGAGACGGAATCGATCGTGCAGATGTGCTTGCATCTGAAAGTCTCTCCGTCCTAAACTCAGGGCCGCAACACAATTCAGGGGATAGTCAGGGGAGGCCGCGAGCGGCACACCCGGGGCCAGAATTGCCTTGGGTTTGCCACTGCCTGAGTAGTACAGGGGCATTCACATGAACAACACCACAGGCCGTTACGGCCTCGCCGATCGCGCGGCGACCGACCATCCCGGCACCGGACGGTGGTCGCGGGAAAGCGCGGTCGCCTTTGTCATCGATGCCGTGGAATCCACCGGCGCGGCGACCCGCAACGATTTCGATATCGACCGGATCGTGACCACCGCGCACGCCCTGGCCGACGACTGGGATCTGCAGACGCTCACGCCCGATACTTTCTGGCGGATCGCCGCCGGCTGTATCCGGTACTGATCGCGAATCGGTAGCCGACGGTCGACTGCGTGCCCTGCGCAGTCCGATCGGGTCTGCGTGTTCTCTCCCGCCCTGCCCGGTTCGGCCGTGCGGTCAATCCCGCTCTGCGTAGGACAGCAGGATCTCGCGCGAGCGATCGGGCAGTTCGGCCTGGACGCTGAGCTGGTCCATCACCGACAGGTACATCGCCAGGTCCTGGCGGCGCTCGAGGTAGAGCGCGCTGGTGAGTTGCTCGAGGTAGACGATATCGGGCAGTTCCGGCTCGCCGAAGCGCAGAATGCTGAACGAGCTACCCGCCGCCGCATGTCCACCCGCCGAGTACGGCAGCACCTGCACCGTCACGTTCGGCAGCAGCGAGAGCTCGGCCAGGTAGCGCAGCTGGGCCCGGTGTACCTCGCGCCCGCCGATCGGACGGTGCAGCACGGCCTCGTCGATCACCGCCCACACCACCGGCGGGTCGACCCGGCGTAGGACGTCCTGACGCAACTGCCGAACCTGGACCCGACGGTCGGTTTCGGCGTCGTCGAAACCGAGGGTGACGATCGCCCTGGTGTACTCCGGTGTCTGTAACAGGCCGGGCACCAACTGCGCCTCGTAGGTGCGGATCTGGCTGGCCGCCTGCTCGAGCCCGAGGTAGGTGCTGAACCACGACGGCAGCAGATCGCTGTAGCGATGCCACCAGCCGGGTTCGCTTGCCTGCCTGGCCAGTTCGAAGAACGAGGTACGCTCCACCGGATCGTGCACGCCGTAGAGCGTGAGCAGATCCCGGATGTCGCGCTCCTTGAACCCGGTGCGGCCCAGTTCGAGTCGGCTGATCTTCGCGTGCGAGCCACGGATCGCGTCACCGGCTGCCTCGCGGGTGATGCCTTTGCTCTCGCGTAGCTTGCGCAACTGGCCACCGAGCGCGATACGCAACACGGTGGGGCCCCGGTCGACAACAGGTTGTACGCGACCGATCTCGTCGGGTTCAGCCGTCATGGACCCAGATCCTACCGATTACCCGGTGAGGTAGTCGAACTCTCCGGCCTTCGCGCCGCGGATGAAAGCGTCGATCTCGGGCCGGGTGTAGAAGATCACCGACCCCTGCGGGTCGCGCGAGTTGCGCACGGCGACCGAGCCGTCGGCGGCTTCGGCGACCTCGACACAGTTGCCGCTGGGGTTGCTGTAGGTACTTTTGCGCCACGCACCGTCTCCGGGGCGTTCACGCTGATCATGCTGCATTCCGGACATACCGCACTCCTCGTTGTCGAATGATGCCCACCGGTACGAACATTGCAGATGCACGCACAAACGTTCTTGCATCTGCCTTGCGCGAGGGGGACATTAACACGCGCGGCGCCGCCGCGCACCGGTCGGTACTTACCCGACGTCAGGATCGCGGACAGCCCTCGGCCGACTCGTCCAGCCCCCTGAATTCGTCAGCGCCACAACGCCATCGCGGCCCGACACGGCCACAACGAACGTGCAGATGTGCTTGCATTCGAAAACGCACCGCCCGTAGACTCCGGTTGCAAGATCATCGGGAGGTACGTCGGCGAACCAGCCGAGCAGACCTCCCGTCGCCGAATGGGAGGGGACTCGATGAGCAGTCCGTTTCAGCGACACCTCGGTGCCGCAGGCGCACCGCCCACGACGTGTAGTGACGAGCCCAACGGGCTCACCTACCGTCAAGCGCGCGAGATGCTGAGCCAACACGACATCCATGGTCCGCAGTGCCGTCAGTGGCTGGCCGCTGCGGCGTATCTGTCCGCGGGGCTGGACGACGAATAGTGCGGTCGTAACGTCTTCGTGCTGGTCAGCTCGGTTCCGACAGGTCATGCTGGTGGGCGACAACCGATGCGGACAGGTGGTGCGCGTATGCGGATAGCGGAGATCCTGCGTAGCAAGGGCAGGGCGGTCATGACGGTGCCGCCACAGACCACAGTGCGCGAGCTGCTGACGGCGCTGGCCGAACACAATATCGGCGCGGTGGTCGTCTCTCCCGACGGTGCCGTGATCGCGGGCATCGTCTCCGAGCGCGACGTGGTGCGTCATCTGCACCTCCACGGCGCCGCACTGCTGGATCGGCCGGTCACCGACATCATGACCGCCCGGGTTCGTACCTGCGGGCCCGACGAGGACGTCTCCTCGCTGCGAGATGTGATGACCGAGCACCGGATCCGGCACATGCCGGTCGTGACATCCGACCGGCTCATCGGCATCGTCAGCATCGGTGACGTGGTGAAGAGCGAGATCACCGAACTCGCCGCCGAACGCGAACACCTCGTCGAGTACCTCCAGGGCAACTACTGAGGCCGGCACCGGCCCGCAGCACCGAAAAGCCTTGCGCCTGAGTATTCTTCGCGAAACGCACCGAAAACGCGCGTATCGTTGACCAGGTGCACCCCGTCCGGCCCGAGCTCGCCGCCGCCTCGGTGATCCGGCATGCGCCCACCCCGGTGCCCTCCTCGATTCGGGCACGATTCCCGGCCCTGACCGATCCCGCGGTGGTCTATCTCGACAGTGCAGCCACGACCCAGAAGCCCGACACCGTCATCGCGGCCGTCGCCGACTACCACCGCGCGCACACCGCCAACGCGGGCCGCGGCACCTACAGCTGGGCCACCGCGCTCTCGGCGCGGATCGACGCTGTCCGCACCCGGGCGGCCGGTTTCCTCGGCGCGCGCCACAGCGACGAGATCGTGTTCACCAGCGGCGCCACCGCCGCCCTCGGCGCGATCGCGCACAGTTGGGGCCTGGCCGAGCTCGCCGACGGCGACGAGATCCTCTACCACCCGGCAGACCACGCCGCCAATGTGCTGCCGTGGCATCACCTGCGCGACATCCTCGCCGGATTCGGCCGCCGGATCGTGTTGCGTCCCTATCTGGCCACCGCGACCGGTGAGGCCGATATCGACGACATCCTCGCGCAGGTCGGCCCACGCACCCGCCTGATCACCACCAGCCACCTGCATCACGTGTACGGCGGGCTCACCACCCTCGAGGAACTGCACGGCCGGATCGACCCCGAGATCCTGCTGTGCTTCGACTGCTCGCAGAGCGGGGGGCATCTGCCGGTCGATGTGACCGCGCTGCGTGCCGATTTCGCGGTCTTCGCCGGGCACAAGATGTTCGGCGCGCCCGGCACCGGTCTGCTGTACTGCCACCGCCGGGTGCACGACAGGTTGCGGCCCTTC
Encoded proteins:
- a CDS encoding DUF2599 domain-containing protein, with the protein product MTRWQFPLTLAAAAVLTGCGSPDTTEVATPPTTTAPTTTTKRVPATIAPPTTTVDPYAGLPLIDHVTWTENLDGPRLLVFPTQAGRKTAAPGTDELAWQEVRALDAGSDAPGMRDQFLCHWVWARMVAPDKPSWNLEPWRPDVGYQATVAANCNPGGPER
- a CDS encoding NAD(P)-binding oxidoreductase, translating into MRIVIAGGHGKIALLLAQVLSRRGDHVHALIREPGQAADIAAVGGVPVIYDMERDAPADLVAAVAGSDAVVFAAGAGAGSGAARKYTVDFNGSVQLADAAEQTGVARFVQISTMGAGSPPAAGTDEVWAAYIDAKTRAEQDLRARDLEWTILRPGQLTDTEGNGLITLGPPPISRGAVPRADVAATLASILVADNTFRRTLELVSGSVPIDSAVAAI
- a CDS encoding helix-turn-helix domain-containing protein; this encodes MTAEPDEIGRVQPVVDRGPTVLRIALGGQLRKLRESKGITREAAGDAIRGSHAKISRLELGRTGFKERDIRDLLTLYGVHDPVERTSFFELARQASEPGWWHRYSDLLPSWFSTYLGLEQAASQIRTYEAQLVPGLLQTPEYTRAIVTLGFDDAETDRRVQVRQLRQDVLRRVDPPVVWAVIDEAVLHRPIGGREVHRAQLRYLAELSLLPNVTVQVLPYSAGGHAAAGSSFSILRFGEPELPDIVYLEQLTSALYLERRQDLAMYLSVMDQLSVQAELPDRSREILLSYAERD
- a CDS encoding DUF397 domain-containing protein, which produces MSGMQHDQRERPGDGAWRKSTYSNPSGNCVEVAEAADGSVAVRNSRDPQGSVIFYTRPEIDAFIRGAKAGEFDYLTG
- a CDS encoding CBS domain-containing protein is translated as MRIAEILRSKGRAVMTVPPQTTVRELLTALAEHNIGAVVVSPDGAVIAGIVSERDVVRHLHLHGAALLDRPVTDIMTARVRTCGPDEDVSSLRDVMTEHRIRHMPVVTSDRLIGIVSIGDVVKSEITELAAEREHLVEYLQGNY
- a CDS encoding aminotransferase class V-fold PLP-dependent enzyme is translated as MHPVRPELAAASVIRHAPTPVPSSIRARFPALTDPAVVYLDSAATTQKPDTVIAAVADYHRAHTANAGRGTYSWATALSARIDAVRTRAAGFLGARHSDEIVFTSGATAALGAIAHSWGLAELADGDEILYHPADHAANVLPWHHLRDILAGFGRRIVLRPYLATATGEADIDDILAQVGPRTRLITTSHLHHVYGGLTTLEELHGRIDPEILLCFDCSQSGGHLPVDVTALRADFAVFAGHKMFGAPGTGLLYCHRRVHDRLRPFLPGGHSGVRITDAGLVSTGMPELLEGGTHNIPGILSLAPAFDLLDELDRFAVAEHNRMLTLRLIDGLRGVPGLDFLPGPAHAGCAVGYGIVSFTLDAISATDLGFVLADAGFLVRTGAHCVPSADPGDGSVRVSTQLYNTLDEIDRFVACVSGIAGHGR